The following proteins come from a genomic window of Natrinema saccharevitans:
- a CDS encoding DUF7282 domain-containing protein gives MSRRRIAAVAVIAVAMVASVVAVPLLGGLEGIAGDDAGTETDAASPPGPEAQTQFQNESDGDAASGDGFDPIRLPPPGATDETGTDADVGGTTAEAAQSEREDAVEEGVSEGVALVQSQGVEVTQEQRAAALEGAQGSVLQSQNVEADQVQAATTGAVHGTLIQQQSVNVTQVQYAVGGATGGALSQSQSANATQLQSASWGAAHGAVAQRQRVSVEQLQVATSGAAAGAASEAGAKDVGAVPKIQEAAQGAAYGALTQYQSISVEQRQQVTLDHVQHAAAGAAAGALEGSATAALEQRQRVDAEQRQRATIKQIQKAAAGAAKGALVQKQRVSVEGTQAAARGASRGSLKQVQTIRLEQVQRVSITQVQEASFGAAKGAISQGQDASVEAIQAAADGSAGGVLVQRQSVSVTQIQAAAVGAAEGAVTAAVQRQAVRVEQVQAAAFGAGQGAVTQTQLVDVTQVQRLAYGGASGALVQAQDASITQVQIAAGSAVTETARAVQSQRISITQLQTITQESAADATAYAVAEGTDEIAVISQHVEIEVEQRIETADRIEGTASIDFPDQESDGDAVTVADVSLSEGGFVAVYEGVAVDADPDAIVGVSSSLESGDHENVTVDLEEPLNESGPLVAVVHHDTDGDEAFGYVESDGEDDVPYVTAGGAPVLDGAFVTVVDEPAEPEATLSVDDQEGNGTTLTVDGANATVPYTLTASYDGDTVESEPFAAGEDVTNHALELEPPLEDDASVEVSIVGEDGTTLANDTIEYAVANGSDGPEATLSVDDQEGEGDTLEIDATSATVPYVVTAEYDGERVDSGRFEGNETIAEASIDLEPPLEDDASVDVSVRAAAGDAILANDTIEYAVVEPEPGEPTANLSVADQTGDGETLTVTSANASVEYALTVADENGTRLAETERFAANETIGPREIDLEPPLSANSTLEASVVAADDGTPIETAEVEYTVDGAVPDFDVAFANCSRAVVEADLEAGDSVAASTGFYDTGGFGNTIIEDYVTVGEDVEAPFDGTIVFEVGDERNVTIDGDEVTVEVPDYGTFGTYISGISSPEAVPFASIDHPNPDLEACDDEARPELPSLSIEETEPTGDGDAIEVTFGYENPNDAAVAANSEFVEGTTVDEPPSGFEPGENAFTVEWVPESDDERLVWRADFANHGYEEPVTVATPPAGEVRPSEPAAFDVSIASVTSPVERGQTIAVDADIENVGGEAGTQEITLAIDGTVVDTESVSLEAGESQPAAFDAVTEGLEPGEYTLAVASDDETAETTVTVEESGEPATIAVTDLSAPESGEAGQQVTVTATVENQADLEGTDTVTYSVDGQPVAESTVTLAGGQSAEIPFTSSLPDGASTHTVTTSDDEASMVIEVNAPTATGGE, from the coding sequence ATGAGCCGTCGCCGGATCGCTGCGGTCGCGGTGATCGCCGTCGCGATGGTCGCCAGCGTCGTCGCCGTGCCGCTGCTCGGGGGGCTCGAGGGAATCGCCGGGGACGACGCGGGAACGGAGACGGACGCTGCATCGCCTCCCGGTCCCGAAGCGCAGACACAGTTTCAAAACGAGAGCGACGGCGACGCGGCGAGCGGAGACGGGTTCGATCCGATACGGCTGCCGCCGCCCGGTGCGACGGACGAGACGGGAACCGACGCGGACGTCGGCGGGACGACCGCGGAGGCGGCCCAGAGCGAGCGCGAGGACGCCGTCGAAGAGGGCGTCAGCGAGGGAGTCGCGCTCGTCCAGTCCCAGGGAGTCGAGGTGACCCAGGAACAGCGGGCGGCGGCGCTCGAGGGCGCACAGGGGTCGGTGTTGCAGTCCCAGAACGTCGAGGCTGACCAGGTACAGGCGGCGACAACGGGGGCCGTTCACGGAACGTTGATACAGCAACAGTCGGTCAACGTCACGCAGGTGCAGTACGCCGTCGGCGGCGCGACCGGCGGAGCGCTCTCGCAGTCGCAGTCGGCCAACGCGACCCAACTCCAGAGCGCGAGTTGGGGGGCCGCACACGGCGCGGTCGCCCAGCGACAACGTGTCAGCGTCGAGCAGTTGCAGGTGGCCACCAGCGGCGCGGCGGCCGGGGCCGCCAGCGAGGCGGGCGCGAAAGACGTCGGCGCGGTACCGAAGATCCAGGAGGCAGCACAGGGGGCCGCCTACGGTGCCCTGACGCAGTATCAGTCGATCAGCGTCGAGCAGCGCCAGCAGGTGACCCTCGATCACGTCCAGCACGCGGCGGCCGGCGCTGCCGCCGGCGCGCTCGAGGGGAGCGCGACCGCCGCCCTCGAGCAGCGCCAGCGAGTCGACGCCGAGCAGCGCCAGCGGGCGACGATCAAGCAGATTCAGAAGGCCGCGGCGGGCGCGGCGAAGGGCGCGCTCGTCCAGAAACAGCGCGTGTCGGTCGAGGGGACGCAGGCCGCGGCCCGGGGCGCGAGCCGCGGCTCGCTGAAACAGGTCCAGACGATCCGGCTCGAGCAGGTCCAGCGAGTCTCGATCACGCAGGTACAGGAGGCCTCCTTCGGCGCGGCCAAGGGTGCGATCTCCCAAGGTCAGGACGCGAGCGTCGAGGCGATCCAGGCGGCCGCCGACGGCAGCGCCGGCGGGGTCCTGGTCCAGCGACAGTCGGTGTCGGTCACACAGATTCAGGCCGCGGCTGTCGGGGCCGCGGAGGGCGCGGTCACGGCGGCCGTACAGCGGCAGGCGGTGAGGGTCGAACAGGTCCAAGCGGCCGCGTTCGGTGCCGGTCAGGGAGCGGTGACCCAGACGCAACTCGTCGACGTGACGCAGGTCCAGCGGCTCGCGTACGGCGGGGCCAGCGGGGCGCTCGTGCAGGCGCAGGACGCGTCGATCACGCAGGTCCAGATCGCAGCCGGCAGTGCCGTGACCGAGACGGCGCGAGCCGTCCAGTCCCAGCGGATCAGTATCACGCAGCTCCAGACGATAACGCAGGAGAGCGCGGCCGACGCGACCGCCTACGCCGTCGCCGAAGGGACCGACGAGATCGCGGTGATCAGCCAGCACGTCGAGATCGAGGTCGAGCAGCGCATCGAGACGGCCGACCGGATCGAGGGGACCGCATCGATCGACTTCCCCGATCAGGAGAGCGACGGGGACGCGGTCACCGTCGCCGACGTCTCGCTCTCGGAGGGCGGGTTCGTCGCCGTCTACGAGGGTGTCGCCGTCGACGCCGATCCCGACGCGATCGTCGGCGTCTCGAGCTCCCTCGAGTCCGGCGATCACGAGAACGTGACCGTCGACCTCGAGGAGCCGTTGAACGAGAGCGGGCCGCTCGTCGCGGTCGTCCACCACGACACCGACGGCGACGAGGCGTTCGGCTACGTCGAGTCCGACGGTGAGGACGACGTGCCGTACGTCACCGCGGGCGGCGCGCCGGTCCTCGACGGTGCGTTCGTGACCGTTGTCGACGAGCCCGCCGAGCCCGAGGCGACGCTGTCGGTCGACGATCAGGAGGGCAACGGGACGACGCTGACGGTCGACGGGGCCAACGCGACCGTCCCCTACACCCTGACCGCGTCGTACGACGGCGACACCGTCGAGAGTGAGCCGTTCGCGGCCGGTGAGGATGTAACGAACCACGCGCTCGAGTTGGAGCCGCCCCTCGAGGACGACGCGAGCGTCGAGGTGTCGATCGTCGGCGAGGACGGCACGACGCTCGCGAACGACACGATCGAGTACGCCGTCGCGAACGGCTCCGACGGTCCCGAGGCGACGCTATCGGTCGACGATCAGGAGGGCGAGGGAGACACCCTCGAGATCGACGCGACGAGCGCGACGGTGCCGTACGTCGTGACGGCCGAATACGACGGGGAGCGGGTCGACAGCGGCCGGTTCGAGGGCAACGAAACGATCGCCGAGGCGTCGATCGACCTCGAGCCGCCCCTCGAGGACGACGCGAGCGTCGACGTCTCCGTTCGAGCGGCCGCGGGCGACGCGATCCTGGCGAACGACACGATCGAGTACGCGGTCGTCGAGCCCGAGCCCGGCGAGCCGACGGCGAACCTCTCGGTGGCCGACCAGACCGGCGACGGTGAGACGCTGACGGTCACCTCGGCCAACGCCTCGGTCGAGTACGCGCTGACAGTCGCCGACGAGAACGGGACTCGACTCGCGGAGACCGAGCGCTTCGCGGCCAACGAGACGATCGGCCCGCGGGAGATCGACCTCGAGCCGCCGCTGTCGGCGAATTCGACGCTCGAGGCGTCGGTCGTCGCGGCCGACGACGGCACGCCGATCGAGACGGCCGAGGTCGAGTACACCGTCGACGGAGCGGTCCCGGACTTCGACGTCGCGTTCGCGAACTGTTCGCGGGCGGTCGTCGAGGCCGACCTCGAGGCGGGGGATAGCGTCGCGGCGAGTACGGGCTTTTACGACACCGGCGGCTTCGGCAACACCATCATCGAGGACTACGTCACCGTCGGCGAGGACGTCGAGGCACCCTTCGACGGGACGATCGTCTTCGAGGTGGGTGACGAACGGAACGTGACGATCGACGGCGACGAGGTGACCGTCGAGGTGCCCGACTACGGCACCTTCGGGACCTACATCTCCGGGATTAGCTCGCCCGAGGCGGTCCCGTTCGCGTCGATCGATCACCCGAACCCCGACCTCGAGGCCTGCGACGACGAGGCACGGCCCGAACTCCCGTCGCTGTCGATCGAGGAGACGGAGCCCACCGGTGACGGCGACGCGATCGAGGTCACGTTCGGCTACGAGAACCCCAACGACGCGGCGGTCGCCGCGAACAGCGAATTCGTCGAGGGGACGACCGTCGACGAGCCACCGAGCGGGTTCGAACCCGGCGAGAACGCGTTCACCGTCGAGTGGGTCCCCGAGAGCGACGACGAACGGCTCGTCTGGCGGGCCGACTTCGCGAACCACGGCTACGAGGAGCCGGTGACGGTCGCGACGCCGCCCGCCGGCGAGGTTCGGCCGTCCGAGCCCGCCGCGTTCGACGTCTCGATCGCGTCGGTCACCAGTCCGGTCGAGCGAGGACAGACGATCGCAGTCGACGCCGATATCGAGAACGTCGGCGGCGAGGCGGGCACGCAGGAGATCACGCTCGCGATCGACGGGACCGTCGTCGACACCGAATCGGTCTCGCTCGAGGCCGGCGAGAGCCAGCCGGCCGCGTTCGACGCCGTGACCGAAGGACTCGAGCCCGGCGAGTACACGCTCGCGGTGGCGAGCGACGACGAGACCGCGGAGACGACCGTAACCGTCGAGGAGAGCGGTGAGCCGGCGACGATCGCGGTGACCGACCTCTCCGCGCCCGAGAGCGGCGAGGCCGGCCAGCAGGTGACGGTGACTGCGACCGTCGAGAATCAGGCTGATCTCGAGGGGACGGACACGGTGACCTACAGCGTCGACGGGCAGCCGGTCGCCGAGTCGACCGTGACGCTCGCGGGCGGCCAGTCGGCCGAAATTCCGTTCACGTCGTCGTTACCCGATGGCGCGTCGACGCATACGGTCACGACCAGCGACGACGAAGCGTCGATGGTGATCGAAGTGAACGCGCCGACGGCGACGGGAGGCGAGTAA
- a CDS encoding biotin transporter BioY: protein MATERNSVELVDDDAVRSFARAAILAALMGAAAVVGSIPIPFSPIPISLGVLVVYLMGLYLGPYWGTVSIGLYLTAGAIGIPVFANGTAGVGVLLGQTGGYLVAYPLAVLLIGAVVHGTDGLADPADASAPVLVAALLAALIVIYGLGTAWFAYALELGAIEALQLAVVPFVPGDLLKIVAAIVIVKAGHIDPT from the coding sequence ATGGCAACGGAACGGAATTCGGTCGAGTTAGTCGACGACGACGCCGTCCGCTCGTTCGCGCGGGCGGCCATCCTCGCGGCACTGATGGGGGCCGCGGCCGTGGTGGGATCGATCCCGATCCCGTTCTCGCCGATCCCGATATCGCTCGGGGTCCTCGTCGTCTACCTGATGGGGCTGTACCTCGGTCCGTACTGGGGAACGGTGTCGATCGGGCTCTATCTGACCGCCGGCGCGATCGGAATCCCGGTGTTCGCCAACGGAACGGCCGGCGTGGGCGTCTTGCTTGGTCAAACCGGCGGCTATCTCGTCGCCTACCCGCTCGCCGTACTACTGATCGGGGCCGTGGTTCACGGCACCGACGGCCTCGCGGATCCCGCGGACGCCTCGGCGCCGGTCCTCGTCGCAGCGTTGCTCGCGGCGCTGATCGTCATCTACGGGCTCGGGACGGCGTGGTTCGCGTACGCCCTGGAACTCGGGGCGATCGAGGCGCTCCAGCTCGCCGTCGTCCCGTTCGTCCCGGGTGACCTGCTGAAGATCGTCGCCGCGATCGTGATCGTCAAGGCCGGCCACATCGATCCGACGTGA